The Hydrotalea sp. genome segment CATATTATGGTATGCGCGGAGGGGTTCGAACCCTCGACCCCCTGATTAAAAGTCAGGTGCTCTACCGCTGAGCTACGCGCACATAATAAAAACCAATTCTTATCATGAATGTCGGATATATCGCCCTAAAACTATTTTGAAAAAATGGCAAGGGCAAATTAAGCATTTTAGCTTATGACCTCTGTTGCCAGCGGCAAGCGCGATAAAAAAATTATAATTATTATCTGCGCAACACCCGCACCATGCACCAATGCACAGCAATTGCGTTGCAAAAAAAATAGTTGTTATTACGCGAAGCGATGCCGCATTGCGCGCGATAACAATTAATTCAACTTCTGATTTTTGCCAGTCGATTTGCCGGTCGTCTTGTTCGGCTTGGCGGCCTTGCCCGCGCTGGGCTTTGGTTTGTCGCCGCCCGCGGTCGCCGCCACGCCGTTACTATTATCCTTATTGGCCTGTTCTTTTTCCAACTCCTGCATCCGTTGCACAAAATGCCCGTGGAAATCAATCGGTGGCAATAACAATGGCGGGTAACCGCCGTCCGCCACCGCCTTGGCAATAATGGCGCGGATGAAAGGGTAAAGATGCGATGGCACCTCCGCCGATAGAATCGGGTTGGTCATGTTTTCGTTTTTTGGGTTAACGCGCACGATGGCACCATATTGCGCCTCAACCATATACAATGTTTCCTCTTTTATTTTTGCCGCCAACGTCATTTTCATCACAACCTCGTAATCGGTGTCTTGCAATTTGTTAAGGCTGAGGTTCCAATCCATGTTATGTTGTGGCTCGCCCGTTACCGCGCCAACCAAAAATTTTAATATACCCGGGTTTTCAAATGAAAAATCACGCTGAAATTGGGTGAGTATCGCGTAGGGGGCGTCCATAATTTGGGTGTAATCTTTGGCCATAACAATCTCCTTTATATTGTTTCTGTCGTCTTTTTTATAATTTTTTTTATAAAAAAATTATGGTCATCAACCAATTCGGGGCGGAATTTTTTGATAAATATTATAGGGCATAACCGTG includes the following:
- a CDS encoding protein-export chaperone SecB produces the protein MAKDYTQIMDAPYAILTQFQRDFSFENPGILKFLVGAVTGEPQHNMDWNLSLNKLQDTDYEVVMKMTLAAKIKEETLYMVEAQYGAIVRVNPKNENMTNPILSAEVPSHLYPFIRAIIAKAVADGGYPPLLLPPIDFHGHFVQRMQELEKEQANKDNSNGVAATAGGDKPKPSAGKAAKPNKTTGKSTGKNQKLN